The following are from one region of the Capsicum annuum cultivar UCD-10X-F1 chromosome 1, UCD10Xv1.1, whole genome shotgun sequence genome:
- the LOC107853197 gene encoding uncharacterized protein LOC107853197, translated as MTTNMIVVWTMVLVILCGWEIKVGHGGVSEATCREERRLGKKACLPVLFGSNPSAECCQRARVTHWECFCPIITPKLAAILNVKRLVRLIQGCGRTVPRNFKCGSVTTPP; from the exons ATGACTACCAATATGATAGTGGTTTGGActatggtgctagtgatattatGTGGTTGGGAGATAAAAGTAGGGCATGGAGGGGTGAGTGAAGCAACATGTAGAGAAGAAAGGAGGCTTGGTAAGAAAGCATGTTTGCCTGTATTGTTTGGAAGTAATCCATCAGCAGAATGTTGTCAAAGGGCAAGAGTGACACATTGGGAATGTTTTTGTCCAATTATAACACCTAAATTGGCTGCTATTTTGAATGTCAAGAGACTTGTTAGACTTATTCAAGGTTGTGGAAGGACTGTTCCTCGTAACTTTAAGTGTGGAA GTGTTACTACTCCACCTTAA